The following proteins come from a genomic window of Nocardiopsis sp. YSL2:
- a CDS encoding FKBP-type peptidyl-prolyl cis-trans isomerase has translation MALERPEIDFIDGPPPADLVVTDEKVGEGEQAGHGSTVEVHYVGVAHSSGEEFDASWNRGEPLRFRLGSGQVISGWDQGVMGMRVGGRRKLVIPPHLAYGDRGAGGVIKPGETLVFVVDLVGVS, from the coding sequence ATGGCGCTCGAGCGTCCCGAGATCGACTTCATCGACGGCCCGCCGCCCGCCGACCTGGTCGTCACCGACGAGAAGGTCGGTGAGGGCGAGCAGGCCGGGCACGGCAGCACCGTCGAGGTGCACTACGTGGGCGTCGCCCACTCCTCCGGCGAGGAGTTCGACGCCAGCTGGAACCGCGGCGAGCCGCTCCGCTTCCGCCTGGGCTCCGGCCAGGTCATCAGCGGCTGGGACCAGGGTGTCATGGGGATGCGCGTCGGCGGACGCCGCAAGCTGGTCATCCCGCCGCACCTGGCCTACGGCGACCGCGGCGCCGGCGGCGTCATCAAGCCGGGCGAGACCCTGGTGTTCGTCGTGGACCTGGTCGGCGTCAGCTAG
- a CDS encoding SDR family NAD(P)-dependent oxidoreductase: MTTPQKPIGSGFGARSTAREVLEGIDLTGRLAVVTGGYSGIGLETTRALAGAGARVVVPARRPENAREALGGLEGVEVETLDLADLDGVAAFADRFLASGRSIDVLIANAGVMACPRQVVGPGWEYQFAVNHLGHFALVNRLWPAIADGGGARVVSVSSSGHRITGIRWDDPWFARGYDRWHAYGQSKSANVLFAVEADRRGAEAGVRAFSLHPGAIITPLQRHMSTKEMVDNGWIDEEGTVADPSFKTPAQGAATQVWAATSPRLAGMGGVYCEDADVAVPAGTDPDRAGVGDHAVDPEQAARLWRFSAELTGVDAFA; this comes from the coding sequence ATGACAACACCACAGAAGCCGATCGGTTCCGGATTCGGCGCGCGCAGCACCGCCCGCGAGGTCCTGGAGGGCATCGACCTGACCGGGCGGCTCGCGGTCGTGACCGGCGGGTACTCCGGCATCGGCCTGGAGACCACCCGGGCCCTGGCCGGGGCGGGCGCACGCGTCGTCGTACCGGCCCGGCGCCCCGAGAACGCGCGCGAGGCCCTGGGCGGCCTCGAAGGGGTGGAGGTCGAGACGCTGGACCTGGCCGACCTGGACGGCGTGGCGGCCTTCGCCGACCGGTTCCTGGCGAGCGGCCGGTCCATCGACGTCCTCATCGCCAACGCGGGTGTGATGGCCTGCCCCCGCCAGGTGGTGGGACCGGGTTGGGAGTACCAGTTCGCCGTCAACCACCTGGGCCACTTCGCCCTGGTCAACCGCCTCTGGCCCGCCATCGCCGACGGCGGGGGCGCCCGAGTGGTGTCCGTGTCGTCGAGCGGCCACCGGATCACGGGGATCCGCTGGGACGACCCCTGGTTCGCGCGCGGGTACGACCGGTGGCACGCCTACGGCCAGTCCAAGTCCGCCAACGTCCTGTTCGCCGTCGAGGCCGACCGGCGCGGCGCCGAGGCCGGCGTGCGGGCCTTCTCCCTGCACCCCGGTGCGATCATCACCCCGCTCCAGCGCCACATGAGCACGAAGGAGATGGTCGACAACGGCTGGATCGACGAGGAGGGCACCGTGGCCGATCCGTCGTTCAAGACGCCCGCACAGGGCGCGGCCACCCAGGTGTGGGCGGCCACCTCGCCCCGGCTGGCGGGAATGGGCGGGGTGTACTGCGAGGACGCGGACGTGGCCGTCCCGGCGGGCACGGATCCCGACCGCGCCGGGGTGGGCGACCATGCCGTGGACCCCGAGCAGGCCGCCCGCCTGTGGCGGTTCTCCGCCGAACTGACCGGCGTGGACGCGTTCGCCTGA
- a CDS encoding serine hydrolase: MRSRPLAVTAACAAALVVVLGLLVRPHTPALSTDESGDAALLDRARPLFADGVHDRVSVVEIAGESTRFAHFGADDATSYEIGSVSKALNGLLLADMIERGEVSEDTELGALLDLDGAPAASVTLAELAGHRSGLPRLSPRPRDAFGAWAAAMTGRDPYRFDVAALVEQVAAADTSGRGEVSYSNMGAAVLGQALAARAGTDYADLLRARVLDPLDMDATVLPASPAELPTEAIRGTNGKGRSADPWLARAYAPAGGVRSTPGDMALLARSLLFGDPPGAEAMRPRWDDGEGGRVGLGWFVDDHGGTDVTWHNGGTGGFSTMVALDREGGRAVVVLADTATGVEPQALGLLLGEA; encoded by the coding sequence GTGCGATCCCGACCCCTGGCCGTCACGGCCGCCTGCGCGGCCGCCCTGGTCGTCGTGCTCGGGCTGCTCGTACGGCCGCACACGCCCGCCCTGTCCACCGACGAGTCCGGTGACGCCGCGCTGCTCGACCGCGCCCGGCCGCTGTTCGCCGACGGTGTCCACGACCGGGTCAGCGTCGTCGAGATCGCGGGGGAGAGTACCCGCTTCGCCCACTTCGGCGCGGACGACGCCACCTCCTACGAGATCGGCTCGGTCTCCAAAGCCCTGAACGGACTCCTGCTCGCCGACATGATCGAGCGCGGCGAGGTGTCCGAGGACACCGAACTCGGCGCGCTCCTGGACCTGGACGGAGCTCCGGCGGCGTCGGTCACCCTCGCCGAGCTGGCGGGCCACCGCTCGGGGCTGCCCCGGCTCTCCCCGCGCCCGCGCGACGCGTTCGGGGCCTGGGCGGCCGCGATGACGGGCCGGGACCCCTACCGGTTCGACGTGGCCGCGCTGGTCGAACAGGTGGCCGCGGCCGACACCTCCGGGCGCGGCGAGGTCTCCTACTCCAACATGGGCGCGGCCGTCCTCGGACAGGCCCTCGCGGCCCGTGCCGGGACCGACTACGCCGACCTGCTGCGCGCACGGGTGCTCGACCCGCTGGACATGGACGCCACCGTGCTCCCCGCCTCCCCGGCCGAACTGCCCACCGAGGCGATCAGGGGCACCAACGGCAAGGGCCGCTCGGCCGACCCGTGGCTGGCCCGCGCCTACGCCCCCGCGGGCGGGGTGCGCTCCACCCCCGGCGACATGGCGCTGCTGGCGCGGTCCCTGCTGTTCGGCGACCCGCCGGGCGCCGAGGCGATGCGGCCGCGCTGGGACGACGGCGAGGGCGGCCGCGTCGGGCTGGGCTGGTTCGTCGACGACCACGGCGGGACCGACGTCACCTGGCACAACGGCGGTACCGGGGGGTTCTCGACCATGGTCGCCCTGGACCGCGAGGGCGGGCGCGCCGTGGTCGTCCTGGCCGACACCGCCACCGGCGTCGAGCCCCAGGCTCTCGGCCTGCTGCTGGGGGAGGCGTGA
- a CDS encoding TetR/AcrR family transcriptional regulator: protein MARPKTPILSKPAIRQAALTLIDRDGLEGLSMRKLAQELDVQAASLYSHYRTKEELLTEIANDVTTRIDVSGFENGNWREGLAQWARSYRDALAQHPNLVPVIASGPGRREEALRRADIVHGGLVNAGWPPKYATMIGASTKYLVVGAATNSFARGFDDDVRVYRDRYPNLSQAHRLAEHATEIDDASFELALSAFLDGLTRVYDELRAHA from the coding sequence GTGGCCCGACCCAAGACGCCGATCCTGAGCAAGCCCGCCATCCGCCAGGCGGCCCTGACCCTCATCGACAGGGACGGGCTCGAAGGGCTCTCCATGCGCAAACTCGCCCAGGAACTCGACGTGCAGGCGGCCTCCCTCTACAGCCACTACCGGACCAAGGAGGAGCTGCTCACCGAGATCGCAAACGACGTCACCACCCGCATCGACGTGTCCGGCTTCGAGAACGGGAACTGGCGCGAGGGCCTGGCCCAGTGGGCGCGCTCCTACCGCGACGCCCTGGCGCAGCACCCCAACCTGGTACCGGTGATCGCCTCCGGTCCCGGGCGGCGGGAGGAGGCCCTGCGCCGGGCCGACATCGTGCACGGCGGCCTGGTCAACGCCGGGTGGCCGCCCAAGTACGCCACCATGATCGGCGCCTCCACCAAGTACCTGGTGGTCGGAGCGGCCACCAACTCGTTCGCGCGCGGCTTCGACGACGACGTGCGCGTCTACCGCGACCGCTACCCGAACCTCTCCCAGGCCCACCGTCTGGCCGAGCACGCCACCGAGATCGACGACGCCAGCTTCGAACTCGCGCTCTCGGCCTTCCTGGACGGGCTCACCCGCGTCTACGACGAACTCCGCGCCCACGCCTGA
- a CDS encoding MFS transporter, which translates to MPLALFALALGAFAIGTTEFVIMGLLPEVAQDLDVPISTAGYLISAYAGGVVIGAPLLTALGTRLPRKTVLLLFMGVFLVGNLATVVADSYGAVFAARVLAGLPHGAFLGVGALVAAYMAGPDRRATAVARMFMGLTIANIVGVPAGTFLGQFMGWRAAFLAVVGISALAIVAIAAFVPRLPAPPGGGLRREMAALGDRQVLLGLLTAVFGFAGVFAVYSYISPMMTELAGMSPAGVPLILALFGTGMTLGSLVVGPLADRALRPTIFGALACLAVVLVVFSFTVHTPWTAAVTVVVLGAVGFGVATPLQVLVMNKADRAPTMASASNHSAFNLANAGGAWLGGVGIGLGLGLTSPALIGAVLAVAGLGIAVTAALLDRPAAGADGTDAPLAEAVAE; encoded by the coding sequence ATGCCTCTGGCCCTGTTCGCCCTGGCTCTCGGGGCGTTCGCCATCGGTACCACCGAGTTCGTGATCATGGGCCTGCTGCCCGAGGTGGCCCAGGACCTGGACGTCCCCATCTCCACGGCCGGCTACCTCATCTCCGCCTACGCGGGGGGTGTGGTGATCGGCGCGCCCCTGCTCACCGCGCTGGGCACACGGCTGCCGCGCAAGACCGTCCTGCTGCTGTTCATGGGCGTCTTCCTGGTCGGCAACCTCGCCACCGTCGTCGCCGACTCCTACGGCGCCGTGTTCGCCGCACGGGTGCTGGCCGGCCTCCCGCACGGCGCCTTCCTGGGGGTGGGCGCGCTGGTGGCCGCCTACATGGCCGGACCGGACCGCCGGGCCACCGCCGTGGCGCGGATGTTCATGGGACTGACCATCGCCAACATCGTCGGCGTACCCGCCGGGACCTTCCTCGGGCAGTTCATGGGCTGGCGCGCGGCGTTCCTGGCCGTGGTGGGCATCAGCGCGCTGGCGATCGTCGCGATCGCGGCGTTCGTGCCCCGACTGCCCGCGCCCCCCGGCGGCGGGCTGCGGCGCGAGATGGCCGCGCTCGGCGATCGCCAGGTCCTGCTGGGCCTGCTCACAGCGGTGTTCGGGTTCGCCGGCGTGTTCGCCGTCTACAGCTACATCTCCCCGATGATGACCGAACTGGCCGGGATGTCCCCGGCGGGCGTCCCCCTGATCCTGGCGCTCTTCGGCACCGGGATGACCCTGGGATCGCTCGTCGTGGGCCCGCTGGCCGACCGGGCGCTGCGGCCCACCATCTTCGGGGCGCTGGCCTGCCTGGCCGTGGTGCTGGTGGTGTTCTCCTTCACCGTGCACACCCCCTGGACCGCCGCGGTCACCGTCGTGGTGCTGGGGGCGGTCGGATTCGGCGTGGCCACCCCGCTGCAGGTCCTGGTGATGAACAAGGCCGACCGGGCGCCGACGATGGCCTCGGCCTCCAACCACTCCGCCTTCAACCTCGCCAACGCCGGGGGCGCGTGGCTGGGCGGCGTCGGGATCGGCCTCGGCCTGGGCCTGACCTCGCCCGCGCTGATCGGCGCGGTCCTGGCCGTGGCCGGTCTGGGGATCGCCGTCACGGCGGCCCTGCTGGACCGGCCCGCCGCCGGGGCGGACGGTACCGACGCACCGCTGGCGGAGGCCGTCGCCGAGTGA
- a CDS encoding carboxymuconolactone decarboxylase family protein, whose translation MADARVVWSKKVPEVYGKLDEIDKIIAGHLEPILLELVKLRSSVLNGCAFCVDLHTRRALQEGETQQRLFLVPTWVEAEGIFTDAERAALALTDEMTRMGEHGVSDEVYWEAAEHFDEEKLAALMAAIAMINLYNRLAVTSHLHPRRR comes from the coding sequence ATGGCTGACGCACGGGTGGTCTGGTCCAAGAAGGTTCCGGAGGTCTACGGCAAGCTCGACGAGATCGACAAGATCATCGCCGGGCACCTGGAACCGATCCTGCTCGAACTGGTGAAGCTGCGCTCCTCCGTCCTCAACGGCTGCGCGTTCTGCGTGGACCTGCACACGCGCCGGGCCCTGCAGGAGGGCGAGACCCAGCAGCGCCTCTTCCTGGTCCCGACGTGGGTCGAGGCGGAGGGGATCTTCACCGACGCCGAGCGGGCCGCTCTCGCTCTCACCGACGAGATGACCCGGATGGGCGAGCACGGGGTCTCCGACGAGGTCTACTGGGAGGCCGCCGAGCACTTCGACGAGGAGAAGCTCGCCGCGCTGATGGCCGCCATCGCGATGATCAACCTGTACAACCGGCTCGCGGTCACCTCGCACCTGCACCCGCGTCGGCGCTGA
- a CDS encoding helix-turn-helix transcriptional regulator — MNDEHDTRLADLEARVAELERRAAERPRPPDTAPAAATGDAFFALDALREHATGRGGVVFAGLVRDGEGASAESALEWQQGLPVERLAELDWSQCAAALDALGHPVRLSLLHAVWSGTRTVAELSELSGFGTTGQIYHHVHQLSAAGWLTTIRRGHYAVPPERVIPLLTVLLAAGGASRSAP, encoded by the coding sequence GTGAACGACGAACACGACACCCGGCTGGCGGACCTGGAGGCGCGGGTCGCCGAACTCGAACGCCGCGCGGCGGAGCGGCCCCGGCCCCCGGACACCGCGCCCGCGGCGGCGACCGGCGACGCCTTCTTCGCGCTCGACGCCCTGCGCGAGCACGCCACCGGACGCGGCGGGGTGGTCTTCGCCGGACTGGTCCGGGACGGGGAGGGGGCGAGCGCGGAGAGCGCACTGGAGTGGCAGCAGGGACTGCCCGTGGAACGGCTCGCCGAACTCGACTGGTCCCAGTGCGCGGCGGCCCTGGACGCCCTGGGCCACCCCGTCCGGCTCTCACTGCTGCACGCCGTCTGGTCGGGCACCCGCACCGTGGCCGAGTTGTCCGAACTGTCCGGCTTCGGTACGACAGGGCAGATCTACCACCACGTCCACCAGCTCAGTGCCGCGGGCTGGCTCACGACCATCAGACGCGGCCACTACGCCGTTCCACCCGAACGCGTCATCCCGCTGCTCACCGTCCTGCTGGCGGCGGGCGGTGCGAGCCGGTCCGCTCCCTGA
- a CDS encoding LacI family DNA-binding transcriptional regulator, whose product MADVAARVGVSRQLVSLVMNDSPGPSAPTRQRILQAAEELGYRADKAARMLRRARSRQVGVLFTMEHPLDVHLVEAVYPAAAALDYGVVLSALLATRGEREAIDDLLGLRCEALILIGLSAAAPSDLATVAERVPVVEIGQRTGAEGTDSVRTADADGVRKAVDHLAGLGHRRIAHVDGGVLPGAPERVGGYLDGMRAHGLAALADVIPGDYSEEAGARAARALLARDALPSAVITGNDQSALGLVETLVRANVRVPQDVSVVGYDDSRTARLSFLDLTSVRQDAALMARLAVRAAAERLDDGRTRSAHLVLEPELAVRSSTAAPRPGLA is encoded by the coding sequence ATGGCCGACGTCGCCGCACGCGTCGGGGTCTCCCGCCAGCTGGTGTCCCTGGTGATGAACGACAGCCCCGGGCCGAGCGCGCCGACCCGCCAGCGGATCCTGCAGGCCGCGGAGGAGCTCGGCTACCGGGCCGACAAGGCCGCCCGTATGCTGCGCCGGGCGCGCAGCCGTCAGGTGGGCGTGCTGTTCACCATGGAGCATCCGCTCGACGTCCACCTGGTCGAAGCGGTCTATCCGGCGGCGGCCGCGCTGGACTACGGCGTCGTCCTGAGCGCCCTGCTGGCCACCCGCGGGGAGCGCGAGGCGATCGACGACCTCCTGGGCCTGCGCTGCGAGGCCCTGATCCTCATCGGCCTGTCCGCCGCGGCGCCCTCGGACCTGGCCACGGTCGCCGAACGCGTCCCGGTCGTGGAGATCGGCCAGCGCACGGGGGCCGAGGGCACAGACAGCGTCCGCACCGCCGACGCCGACGGCGTGCGCAAGGCCGTCGACCACCTGGCCGGGCTGGGGCACCGCAGGATCGCGCACGTGGACGGCGGGGTCCTGCCGGGCGCGCCCGAGCGCGTCGGCGGCTATCTCGACGGGATGCGCGCCCACGGACTGGCGGCGCTGGCCGACGTGATCCCGGGCGACTACTCGGAGGAGGCCGGGGCACGGGCCGCGCGGGCACTGCTCGCGCGCGACGCCTTGCCCTCCGCCGTCATCACGGGCAACGACCAGTCCGCACTCGGCCTGGTGGAGACCCTCGTGCGCGCGAACGTGCGGGTGCCCCAGGACGTGTCGGTGGTCGGCTACGACGACAGCCGCACCGCCCGGCTGTCGTTCCTGGACCTGACGTCCGTGCGCCAGGACGCGGCTCTGATGGCCCGGCTGGCGGTGCGTGCGGCGGCCGAACGGCTCGACGACGGGCGCACGCGCAGCGCGCACCTGGTGCTGGAGCCCGAACTCGCGGTCCGGAGCAGCACGGCCGCCCCGCGCCCCGGTCTGGCCTGA
- a CDS encoding MATE family efflux transporter yields the protein MTVVRSTPATAPEAVGRHTEARPSLARLTGRIAGRALPLYLSMLATTAGGMVTAAVLGRTDTGDLAAHALIISLVNPLLMVAQGSLRGAMPFVAENDRDPAALAGVVRDGTWLALCVGLLGGSLVAAIPLWAPPLGVAAPTLAALGPSPLLMGAFVAVASVRSSADIVLIGLGRTRTVLALSLVSTALTVTLTPALVLGAGPFPELGLSGAGVTMLFQGTVGLALGLYASRRRTLLRGHRVGWGPPRRRGLWRIARVGLPSGATLMIKFGAMSVLALAVARVGAPEAAAHQLLVVVATFAFLPASAVGQSLVPFAAKAAARRDRPGVRRAVLAGYAVAVPVVAGGAAVLWTTAVPLMGLLTSDPRVGATAVALLPVLCAVVVADALQALPGMGLLGIKRPRPSMYAFAVCYGLLALSALPLARAGGLPLLWGAYATATCGLVIAQVTAFRLRSARV from the coding sequence TTGACGGTCGTCCGCTCCACGCCCGCCACGGCACCGGAGGCCGTCGGGCGCCACACGGAGGCCCGACCCTCCCTCGCCCGGCTGACCGGCCGGATCGCGGGCAGGGCGCTCCCGCTGTACCTGTCCATGCTCGCCACCACGGCGGGGGGCATGGTCACCGCGGCGGTACTCGGGCGGACGGACACCGGTGACCTGGCGGCCCACGCCCTCATCATCTCCCTCGTCAACCCGTTGCTGATGGTGGCGCAGGGGTCCCTGCGCGGAGCCATGCCCTTCGTCGCCGAGAACGACCGCGACCCGGCCGCCCTCGCCGGCGTCGTGCGCGACGGCACCTGGCTCGCACTGTGCGTGGGGCTGCTCGGCGGCTCCCTGGTCGCCGCGATCCCCCTGTGGGCACCGCCCCTGGGCGTGGCCGCGCCCACCCTGGCCGCCCTCGGCCCCTCCCCGCTGCTCATGGGGGCGTTCGTGGCCGTGGCCTCGGTGCGCTCATCCGCGGACATCGTGCTCATCGGGCTCGGCCGCACCCGCACCGTCCTGGCGCTGAGCCTGGTCTCCACCGCGCTGACCGTCACACTCACGCCCGCCCTGGTCCTGGGCGCGGGCCCGTTCCCGGAGCTGGGCCTGTCCGGCGCGGGCGTCACGATGCTGTTCCAGGGCACCGTCGGTCTCGCCCTGGGCCTGTACGCGTCCCGCCGCCGCACGCTCCTGCGGGGCCACCGCGTCGGCTGGGGGCCGCCACGAAGGAGGGGCCTGTGGCGGATCGCCCGGGTCGGCCTGCCCAGCGGCGCGACCCTGATGATCAAGTTCGGGGCGATGAGCGTGCTGGCCCTGGCGGTCGCCCGGGTCGGTGCTCCGGAGGCCGCCGCGCACCAGCTGCTCGTGGTCGTGGCCACGTTCGCCTTCCTGCCGGCGTCGGCCGTCGGGCAGTCGCTGGTCCCCTTCGCCGCCAAGGCGGCCGCGCGGCGCGACCGGCCCGGCGTGCGCCGGGCGGTGCTGGCGGGGTACGCGGTGGCGGTTCCGGTCGTGGCGGGCGGCGCCGCGGTGCTCTGGACGACGGCCGTGCCGCTCATGGGACTGCTGACCTCCGATCCACGGGTGGGCGCCACCGCCGTGGCGCTGCTGCCCGTGCTGTGCGCGGTGGTCGTGGCCGACGCGCTGCAGGCGCTGCCGGGGATGGGGCTGTTGGGGATCAAGCGTCCCCGGCCGTCGATGTACGCGTTCGCGGTCTGTTACGGACTACTCGCGCTGTCGGCGCTCCCGCTGGCGCGGGCCGGCGGGCTGCCCCTGCTGTGGGGCGCCTACGCGACGGCGACGTGCGGCCTGGTCATCGCCCAGGTCACCGCGTTCCGGCTGCGCTCCGCGCGGGTGTGA
- a CDS encoding long-chain fatty acid--CoA ligase codes for MSPTTPTVAHLLQRNADTWPDRPALSWREPGSADWTVLTWSQVRDSVARLAAAYAALGVAPGDHVLLMMGNRPEHWLSDLALVRAGAVTTTVYSTSAPDQVRHIARHCRARLAVVGDAASAGVWERLVADPDTPLERLVVVDGADPDRAHVPYADLVAEPAAGPDDPAIATRPDPGPDDRLTVVYTSGTTGDPKGVVLTHRHVFGNATALDRVVDLPDHAEHICYLPLAHIAERMLGLYLPLFRASHVWLCADPEQLPEVLRHVRPPQFFGVPRVWEKLASALRAGLDRLPGDRRAALERARALAAEHVARLERGEEVPDDLAEGFERAREQVLAPVLAAVGLDRVVWAASASAPMPLDVVRFWAGMGLAVMDAWGLTESAGVATVNSPVSGFRLGSVGRPLDGVELRVADDGEVLLRGATVFEGYLRPDGTVEPAADAEGWFATGDVGRRDDDGFVWITDRKKELIITSHGKNVAPSPVENALKEHPLIGQAYVHGDGRPHLVALLVLDPEAAPAWAAAHGAGTAGDGRSLAEHPAVLAEVDRAVAAANARLSRAEQVKRHRLLDREWGPGTGELTPSLKLRRRVVQDRYRDELAGLYAP; via the coding sequence ATGAGTCCGACCACCCCCACCGTCGCCCACCTCCTCCAGCGCAACGCCGACACCTGGCCCGATCGGCCCGCGCTCTCCTGGCGTGAACCCGGGTCCGCCGACTGGACCGTACTGACCTGGTCGCAGGTGCGTGACAGCGTCGCCCGGCTGGCGGCGGCCTACGCGGCCCTGGGCGTGGCCCCGGGGGACCACGTCCTGCTCATGATGGGCAACCGGCCCGAGCACTGGCTCAGCGACCTCGCCCTGGTCCGTGCCGGAGCCGTCACCACCACCGTCTACTCCACCTCCGCGCCCGACCAGGTCCGCCACATCGCACGGCACTGCCGCGCCCGGCTCGCGGTCGTCGGCGACGCCGCGTCCGCCGGGGTCTGGGAGCGGCTGGTCGCCGACCCCGACACGCCCCTGGAACGGCTGGTCGTCGTGGACGGAGCCGACCCCGATCGCGCACACGTGCCGTACGCGGACCTGGTCGCCGAACCGGCCGCCGGGCCTGACGACCCGGCCATCGCGACCCGGCCCGACCCCGGCCCCGACGACCGGCTCACGGTCGTCTACACCTCCGGTACCACCGGCGATCCCAAGGGCGTCGTCCTGACCCACCGGCACGTGTTCGGCAACGCGACCGCGCTGGACCGGGTCGTCGACCTGCCCGACCACGCCGAGCACATCTGCTACCTGCCCCTCGCGCACATCGCCGAGCGCATGCTGGGCCTGTACCTGCCGTTGTTCCGGGCCTCGCACGTGTGGCTGTGCGCCGACCCCGAGCAACTGCCCGAGGTCCTGCGGCATGTGCGGCCGCCCCAGTTCTTCGGCGTCCCGCGCGTGTGGGAGAAGCTGGCCTCCGCCCTGCGCGCGGGCCTGGACCGGCTGCCCGGGGACCGGCGCGCCGCGCTCGAACGGGCCCGCGCCCTGGCCGCCGAGCACGTCGCCCGCCTCGAACGCGGGGAGGAGGTGCCCGACGACCTGGCGGAGGGCTTCGAGCGGGCGCGGGAACAGGTCCTGGCGCCCGTCCTGGCCGCGGTGGGCCTGGACCGGGTGGTCTGGGCGGCCAGCGCGTCCGCGCCCATGCCCCTGGACGTCGTCCGGTTCTGGGCCGGGATGGGTCTGGCCGTCATGGACGCCTGGGGACTGACCGAGTCCGCCGGCGTCGCCACCGTCAACAGCCCCGTCAGCGGGTTCCGTCTGGGGTCGGTCGGCCGTCCGCTCGACGGGGTGGAACTGCGCGTGGCCGACGACGGCGAGGTGCTCCTGCGCGGAGCGACGGTGTTCGAGGGGTACCTGCGGCCGGACGGGACGGTCGAGCCGGCCGCCGACGCCGAGGGCTGGTTCGCCACGGGCGACGTCGGCCGCCGCGACGACGACGGGTTCGTGTGGATCACCGACCGCAAGAAGGAGCTGATCATCACCTCCCACGGCAAGAACGTGGCTCCCTCACCGGTCGAGAACGCCCTCAAGGAGCATCCGCTCATCGGCCAGGCCTACGTCCACGGCGACGGCCGCCCCCACCTCGTGGCCCTGCTCGTCCTGGACCCGGAGGCCGCCCCGGCCTGGGCCGCCGCGCACGGCGCCGGCACCGCAGGCGACGGGCGGTCCCTGGCCGAGCATCCGGCCGTCCTCGCGGAGGTCGACCGCGCCGTCGCGGCGGCCAACGCGAGGCTCAGCCGCGCCGAACAGGTCAAACGCCACCGGCTGCTGGACCGGGAGTGGGGGCCCGGCACGGGTGAGCTGACACCCTCGCTCAAGCTCCGGCGGCGCGTGGTCCAGGACCGGTACCGCGACGAGTTGGCGGGGTTGTACGCGCCCTGA
- a CDS encoding acyl-CoA dehydrogenase family protein: MIDFSLSEEQRAVRDWVRTFVERELMPLENEVLRREREGHPPGLNGDERRNLQALARKSDFWGVETPTEYGGMGLDPITAAIIETELGRTFLTFKFGGEADNILYYANEEQKERYLLPTIAGERRSCFAITEPGAGSDAKAIRTRAVRDGDEWVINGEKTFITSGEEADFAMVFAVTDQDKGANGGVTCFLVDRDMGWTSEPIDTMGERRPASLVFQDVRVPHANILGEEGHGFTLAMKWIGKGRYLLPARALGGCERLLGMAIEHAKSRQTFGAPIADRQAIQWMIADSQMEIEALRLLVLHAAWQVEQGRDSRHAQSIAKLFGGVKANEIVDRVMQIHGGMGYTRELPIERWYRDLRLLRIFEGTDEIQRRTIARDLLKGHVTVGATLG; the protein is encoded by the coding sequence GTGATCGATTTCTCATTGAGCGAAGAGCAGCGCGCCGTCCGGGACTGGGTCCGGACCTTCGTGGAGCGGGAACTGATGCCGCTGGAGAACGAGGTGCTGCGCCGCGAGCGGGAGGGGCACCCCCCGGGGCTCAACGGCGACGAGCGCCGGAACCTGCAGGCCCTGGCCCGCAAGTCCGACTTCTGGGGCGTGGAGACGCCCACGGAGTACGGCGGCATGGGGCTGGACCCCATCACCGCGGCCATCATCGAGACCGAACTCGGCCGCACCTTCCTGACCTTCAAGTTCGGCGGCGAGGCCGACAACATCCTCTACTACGCCAACGAGGAGCAGAAGGAGCGCTACCTACTGCCCACCATCGCCGGTGAGCGCAGATCCTGCTTCGCCATCACCGAGCCGGGCGCCGGCTCCGACGCCAAGGCCATCCGCACCCGCGCGGTCCGCGACGGCGACGAGTGGGTCATCAACGGGGAGAAGACCTTCATCACCAGCGGTGAGGAGGCCGACTTCGCGATGGTCTTCGCCGTGACCGACCAGGACAAGGGCGCCAACGGCGGTGTGACCTGCTTCCTCGTCGACCGGGACATGGGCTGGACCTCCGAGCCGATCGACACCATGGGTGAGCGCCGCCCGGCGTCGCTGGTCTTCCAGGACGTCCGCGTGCCGCACGCCAACATCCTCGGTGAGGAGGGCCACGGCTTCACGCTGGCGATGAAGTGGATCGGCAAGGGCCGCTACCTGCTGCCCGCCCGCGCGCTGGGCGGCTGTGAGCGGCTGCTGGGCATGGCCATCGAGCACGCCAAGTCACGGCAGACCTTCGGCGCGCCGATCGCCGACCGCCAGGCCATCCAGTGGATGATCGCCGACTCCCAGATGGAGATCGAGGCGCTGCGCCTGCTGGTGCTGCACGCCGCCTGGCAGGTCGAGCAGGGCCGGGACTCCCGGCACGCGCAGTCCATCGCCAAGCTCTTCGGCGGTGTGAAGGCCAACGAGATCGTCGACCGGGTGATGCAGATCCACGGCGGCATGGGGTACACCCGCGAGCTGCCGATCGAGCGCTGGTACCGGGACCTGCGGCTGCTGCGCATCTTCGAGGGCACCGACGAGATCCAGCGCCGCACGATCGCCCGCGACCTGCTCAAGGGCCACGTGACGGTGGGCGCAACCCTCGGGTAG